One Desulfosalsimonas propionicica DNA window includes the following coding sequences:
- a CDS encoding long-chain-fatty-acid--CoA ligase: MVATSWPTDRWPEGVAADVDTSEYEKPLFNVIDEAARDYPNQVYTIFNDGTRTYAQVKDTADRIANFLASAGIRKGDRVAIFLPNLPQYPAIFHGILKAGGVCVTCNPLYTASELNYQLNDSGARMVFCMDHPQFYPTAMEAVKNTSVENVVYCNIKSYLPKVKAILGSLLKKIPQAESHDPSHHSFDDIVAAARPEPPQVSIDPAEDLALIIYTGGTTGKPKGAALTHVNFYYDLKALEEWGRLVHEKGGKPEKLRKGGFHTYLGVLPWYHSFGLTVCMLSAAGSGSKMICVPDPRAGNPPFSEVLKAVQKYKATVMPAVPTIFVAFTNHPDIDKYDLTSLMGCFSGGAPLPPEVCKQFEAKTGAVIFEGYGLSETAPVVSSNPTDRDARKIGTIGLPLPGTDIKIVDLEIGQSELPQGEDGELAVSGPQVMQGYWNRPEENQAVFRQLNGRRYFLTGDIAHIDENGFIVITDRKKDMILVGGFNVYPRDIEDILYQHPKVQLVAVVGVPDDKSGEAVKAFIQVKPGEQVSEQEIRDFCKQNMAGYKRPKFIDFRDDIPVSPVGKVLRRVLRDEEMDQKSE, from the coding sequence ATGGTTGCCACATCCTGGCCCACTGACCGCTGGCCCGAAGGCGTCGCCGCAGACGTCGATACCTCGGAATACGAAAAACCGCTTTTCAACGTAATCGACGAAGCAGCAAGGGATTACCCGAACCAGGTTTACACCATCTTCAACGACGGCACCCGCACCTATGCCCAGGTCAAAGACACCGCCGACCGAATCGCCAATTTTCTTGCATCCGCAGGCATCCGAAAAGGAGACCGGGTAGCGATCTTTCTGCCCAATCTCCCCCAATACCCGGCCATTTTCCATGGCATCCTGAAGGCCGGCGGCGTTTGCGTGACCTGCAACCCCCTGTACACGGCATCCGAGCTCAACTACCAATTAAATGATTCCGGGGCGAGAATGGTCTTTTGCATGGATCATCCGCAATTTTATCCCACGGCCATGGAAGCAGTAAAAAACACCAGCGTGGAAAACGTTGTCTACTGCAATATCAAGTCGTATCTGCCCAAGGTAAAGGCCATTCTGGGCTCCTTGCTCAAAAAGATCCCCCAGGCCGAAAGCCATGATCCCTCCCATCACAGTTTCGACGACATCGTGGCCGCAGCCAGACCCGAACCCCCGCAGGTCAGCATCGACCCGGCCGAGGACCTGGCCCTGATCATCTATACCGGCGGCACCACGGGCAAGCCCAAGGGCGCGGCCCTGACCCATGTCAATTTCTACTATGACCTCAAGGCCCTGGAGGAATGGGGACGGCTGGTGCACGAAAAGGGCGGCAAGCCTGAAAAACTGCGCAAAGGCGGATTCCACACTTACCTGGGAGTGCTTCCGTGGTATCACAGCTTTGGGCTGACTGTGTGCATGCTCTCGGCAGCCGGGTCAGGCAGCAAAATGATCTGCGTGCCCGATCCCCGGGCCGGTAACCCGCCTTTTTCCGAAGTATTAAAAGCCGTCCAGAAATACAAGGCCACTGTCATGCCCGCAGTGCCCACCATCTTTGTGGCCTTTACCAATCATCCGGATATTGACAAATACGATCTCACATCCCTGATGGGATGCTTTTCCGGCGGCGCCCCCCTTCCCCCGGAAGTCTGCAAGCAGTTTGAGGCCAAAACCGGTGCGGTGATATTTGAGGGTTATGGACTCAGCGAGACCGCACCCGTGGTCTCCTCCAACCCCACGGACCGGGATGCCCGCAAAATCGGCACCATCGGCTTGCCGCTGCCCGGCACCGACATTAAAATCGTGGACCTGGAAATCGGCCAGAGCGAACTGCCCCAGGGTGAAGACGGCGAACTGGCCGTGTCCGGCCCCCAGGTCATGCAGGGCTACTGGAACCGGCCCGAGGAAAACCAGGCTGTTTTCCGGCAGCTCAATGGCCGGCGCTACTTTCTCACCGGCGATATTGCCCATATCGATGAAAACGGGTTCATCGTGATCACGGACCGCAAAAAAGACATGATCCTGGTGGGTGGGTTCAACGTCTATCCCAGGGACATCGAAGACATCCTTTACCAGCATCCCAAGGTGCAGCTGGTGGCTGTGGTGGGCGTGCCGGATGACAAAAGCGGCGAAGCAGTCAAGGCATTTATCCAGGTCAAGCCAGGAGAGCAGGTCTCCGAGCAGGAAATCCGGGACTTCTGCAAGCAGAACATGGCCGGCTACAAACGCCCAAAATTCATCGATTTCAGAGACGACATTCCGGTATCTCCGGTGGGCAAGGTCCTCCGCCGGGTCCTGCGCGACGAGGAAATGGACCAGAAATCCGAATAA
- a CDS encoding enoyl-CoA hydratase/isomerase family protein codes for MPYNYLIKDIAGKVATVTLNRPDKGNSLSPDVLEEIRALFTQLGTDPDVNVIVFTGGERYFSAGFDLGEIRQLEKVSNEAYIRLFHQAYRAILFCPRPVICAVGGPAIAGGFDLTMMCDIRYASTRAKFGQKEIALSLTPIMDPLWRIIGMGRAREVALTGRIYDADEAEKMGYVSRVFAEGELLSSVAEIAQNMAGYDQQCLRETKQLSHLVADQNLDGAMQIQEWLFRSYIGSEDNHRRIDDLQAQLAARRKQ; via the coding sequence ATGCCATACAATTACCTTATAAAGGACATAGCCGGAAAGGTTGCCACAGTCACCCTCAACCGCCCGGACAAGGGAAACAGCCTGTCGCCTGACGTGCTTGAGGAAATCCGGGCACTTTTTACCCAACTCGGCACTGATCCAGATGTCAACGTGATCGTTTTTACCGGCGGGGAGCGCTATTTTTCGGCAGGCTTTGATTTAGGCGAAATCCGCCAGCTTGAAAAAGTCTCCAATGAAGCCTATATCCGCCTTTTCCACCAGGCCTACCGCGCCATTTTGTTCTGTCCCCGGCCGGTGATCTGCGCAGTGGGCGGGCCGGCCATTGCCGGCGGCTTTGATCTGACCATGATGTGCGATATCCGGTATGCCTCCACGCGGGCCAAATTCGGACAGAAGGAAATCGCCCTTTCCCTTACCCCCATCATGGATCCGCTGTGGCGAATCATCGGCATGGGCCGGGCCAGGGAAGTGGCGTTGACCGGCCGCATCTATGACGCGGATGAAGCCGAAAAAATGGGATACGTGAGCCGGGTGTTTGCCGAGGGCGAGCTTTTGTCTTCGGTTGCCGAAATCGCCCAAAACATGGCCGGATACGACCAGCAGTGCCTCCGGGAAACCAAGCAGCTCAGCCATCTGGTTGCAGACCAGAATCTGGACGGGGCCATGCAAATCCAGGAATGGCTTTTCCGTTCCTATATCGGCTCCGAAGACAATCACCGCCGCATCGACGATTTGCAGGCACAACTGGCCGCCAGGCGAAAACAATAG